In Chryseobacterium sp. C-71, the genomic window CCGGAATCACCATGATCGGGCCAATGTAAATCGGCAAATAATTGAGTCCGCTGGTTGCTGCCACGCCAATACTTCCATAATATGTCCATGCGGTGCAATACACGGCAAGAGACAATGCATAGATGTATGGGTTATTGATCCAGATTTTACTCTTTTTCTTCTCTGCCAAATGGGCAACTAAGAACAAAAGTGCGAGGTAAATAAGGACAACGATAAATAATGCGAAACTACTCATCATATTTTTTTACGATTACAAAAGATACAATGATGGAAAACATCCAGACTGCGAAAAAATAAACAAGAAGCATAGGATAACCAAAAACCTCCCTTTCACTGTTGAAAAGCAAAGAAATGGGAATGCTGAAAGCAATCAGTAAACCTACGCTCAGAATAATCAGTTTTTGCTCGTGACGCTTTTTCATAGTTGATGAATGATAATTGATTGGTTTAAATGTGTTGTGCTCATTTACTCTAAAATATCTTTGTTTATGTATCTAAAATAAATTAAATGAAATTTAAATCCTTGTATTTCATCGTTAAACGGAGTGCCTTTGTTTTTCTTAAAACTATCTCAGTTTTCTGAACCTTTTGTTTAACCTTGCGTTTAATTTAACGCAAGACTAAACAAAGATTTTGATTAAAATACTTTAAGTTTTTAAGGTAAACTAAGGCGTTTCACTTATAAAAGTAATACAAATTATAATTTAAAACATGCTAAAAATTTATATAAAAATATGTTAGTTTTAAAAATGATAATTGATGAACAAAATCATTCATCAATTATCATCTGTCATTTATAATTTATTTCTCGTCAGAATATTCTCCAATCAAGGAATAATATCCGAAGATGGCCAATCCGCCTGTGACAATCGGAACCAATACAAAAAGTATAATGATGCCGAATACCAAATCTTCCTGTTTGCCTGATGTGATTTTAGGGATGCCCATCACTGTTATTCCGAAGTAGGCAACGATTAAGGCGGCTAAAATCCATACAATGCCTAATATTTTTTTTAATCCGTTCATTTTAGTAGATTTAAAATTAATAAATTTTTAAGTGATTATCCCTATTAATCGTGGATATTGTTGTTCTTATTTTTAAGATAAATCAATCCGATGACTAAACAGACGGCGGCAACTCCAATCGGATACCAAAGTCCCTGCAGATACCACGTCGCATGACCTGCATCTTTTCCGGAAGTTACGAGATAAGTCGCTACTGCGGGAAGCAATCCTCCAAAAACCCCATTACCAATGTGATATGGCAAAGACATCGATGTGTAGCGGATTCTCACTGGGAACATTTCAACCAAAAATGCTGCAATCGGACCGTAAACCATCGTCACAAAAATTACTTGAACAAATACAAGGAAGACCAAATACCATCTTGTGTCGTCATTTAAAGTAATTGCTGTCGAAACTTTTGGCTCTTCAGCTTTTCCGTCTTTCATTACTGGGCCGGCGGCTGACCAGTGAACGATACTGTCTTTTTTAATTAAAGTTCCGTCTGTATAAGCTGTTTGTTTATGGAATGTAACTAAACTGTCTGATGCAATAGTTTTGTGCACTGCCGCAACTCTTGTTTCTTTAATCCCATTGTCTGCCACGGTTTTTGCCTCAATATTCACGCTTTTGTACATTGCATCGTAAATCGGTCTGTAGGCTAAAATTGCGACCAGCATTCCGGTCATCATAATCGCTTTTCGACCAATTTTATCTGAAAGCCAACCGAAAAACACAAAGAAAGGTGTTCCCATCAGTAATGCTGTTGCCATCAGATAATCGACCTGCATCGAATTGATATTCATCACTTTTTGGAGAAAACTCATTGCGTAAAACTGTCCTGTGTACCAGATCACCCCTTGTCCCATTGCAGCTCCGAATAAGGCAAGCAAAACAAATTTGAAATTAAATTTATTTCCAAAACTTTCTTTTAAAGGATTTTTTGAAGTTTTCCCTTCACTTTTAGCCTTCGCAAAAAGAGGAGATTCCTTCATGTTTTTTCTGATAAAATAAGAAACTCCAACCATTAAGATTGAAATCCAGAACGGAACCCTCCATCCCCAAGAATCAAAATCTTCTGCTGAAAGTGTATTTTTAGTAATTAAAATAACAATCAATGAAATGAAAAGCCCTGCTGTAGCGGTAGTCTGAATCCAGGAAGTCCAGTAACCTCTTCTGTGTGGCTGCGAGTATTCTGCGACATAAGTTGCTGCTCCGCCGTACTCTCCACCTAAAGCTAATCCCTGTAAAAGTCTTAAAATTAAAACTAAAACCGGCGCCATAAATCCGATGGTTTCATATCCCGGAATACATCCGATCAGGAAGGTTGAGAATCCCATGATCAATAACGTAACTAAGAAAGTGTATTTCCTTCCGATAATGTCTCCCAATCTTCCGAAAAATAAGGCTCCGAAAGGTCTGACTACAAATCCGGCTGCAAAAGTTGCGAGCGTAGATAAAAATGCTGCGGTAGGATTGTCTGCCGGAAAGAATTTAGTCGCCAAAACGACTGCCAGACTTCCGAAAATATAGAAATCATACCATTCTATCAAGGTTCCGAGGGACGATGCGGTGATGACGCTCCAGATGGTGCGGTTTTTCTGCTTATCTGTCATATTCTCGTAAACATCGTGGTGTTGTTCGCTCATATTAGTAGATTTTTTTTGTTAGTGATTAAAATTTTATAGGATTAGTTTTTATAAATAAATTTGGAGTTGTACAATAAATTCCCCTTTAGATTTCGGGTTTTCTGTCGGACTTGTATAAACAGGTCTTGTAGAATATTGTGTTGTAATTTTTGCATGATGACCATCCAGAAACCAGTTGGCTCCCACATCAAACTGTGAAGATGGCTTATCAAACGCTTCAAAATCTTTGTAAGTATAAGCCGCAAAAGGCTGAATTCTGACTTTTGGTTTTTCTGCCTGACTTGGTAGTAATAAACCAGCCTGAGCATAAACGACATTACCGGTTCCAATCATTGGCTGAAGGTTTCCGGGGCCAGCTAAAGCTCTCTGTCCGACAAAATTAGGGTCATTGGCTGCGATGTTCATAGTTCCTAAATTTCTGATGTAATTTGGACCAAAATTATAGTTGAAATAACCTGCATAAGCCGATACAGCCATTTTATTTTTAGCTTCGCCCAAAGGAATATCGGCAAAAGCATCTACCGAAAGTAGGGTAATGTCGTGTTTTTCGATGTTGGAATTAAGTGATGTTCTTGTTCCTTCTGCCTGATGATAAAAACCTGCACCGAGGTTGAAGACTTTTTTGGTTCCCAGATAAGAACCCACTTTGAAAGGAAGAAGATTAGACTCTGTATCTAAGAATTGATATTCAAAATAACCTGCTTTTGACCAGTTCGGATTTCCGTTGTTATCAACCGCAACTTCATTTCCTGGAATTAAAGTGTTGGCTGGAGCTAAATCTGTTGCGAAAGGTTTGTTTAAACTCATTCGGTATTCAAATTTTCCGTACTTACCTTTTGCAAAAACTCCCATTTGTCTTGCAAACTGATCAGAATTATCAATCAACGGCCAGCTGAAAATCGGTGAATCTAAAGTCAGAAAGTTCAGTGTCGAAGCCATCGTCATACGGGAAAGTCCCATGTAATAATGAAGTCCGCCTCCTAATGTTAAGCTGAATTTTCCTGCATCTCCCGGCATTACAACGGCATATTCATTCCAGGCATCATGAAAAAAAAGCTGAGGTTTTTTACCGTTTCCGTAACCTCCAGTTCCTGTAGTTCCTGTTGCGCCACCATTAATGAAAGTCTGATTGTTGATTCCGATGTGGGTGACAATCATATAACGCTTCGTGATTTGTGCGTAGGCTAAAATACGTGCTCGTCGGTTTCCTAAGTTCCAGGTATTGTCGGTTGGTTCGCCGCCAACCATACTTCCGGGGTTCATTTTTGTGTTCCTGATCCAGAACTGATCCCAGAGAATAAATCTGACGTATTTATCT contains:
- a CDS encoding porin, translated to MKKILSFIGLALISSSVYSQGSPDYGNGLKINLNPEGDKYVRFILWDQFWIRNTKMNPGSMVGGEPTDNTWNLGNRRARILAYAQITKRYMIVTHIGINNQTFINGGATGTTGTGGYGNGKKPQLFFHDAWNEYAVVMPGDAGKFSLTLGGGLHYYMGLSRMTMASTLNFLTLDSPIFSWPLIDNSDQFARQMGVFAKGKYGKFEYRMSLNKPFATDLAPANTLIPGNEVAVDNNGNPNWSKAGYFEYQFLDTESNLLPFKVGSYLGTKKVFNLGAGFYHQAEGTRTSLNSNIEKHDITLLSVDAFADIPLGEAKNKMAVSAYAGYFNYNFGPNYIRNLGTMNIAANDPNFVGQRALAGPGNLQPMIGTGNVVYAQAGLLLPSQAEKPKVRIQPFAAYTYKDFEAFDKPSSQFDVGANWFLDGHHAKITTQYSTRPVYTSPTENPKSKGEFIVQLQIYL
- a CDS encoding DUF6814 family protein, translated to MNGLKKILGIVWILAALIVAYFGITVMGIPKITSGKQEDLVFGIIILFVLVPIVTGGLAIFGYYSLIGEYSDEK
- a CDS encoding MFS transporter; this translates as MSEQHHDVYENMTDKQKNRTIWSVITASSLGTLIEWYDFYIFGSLAVVLATKFFPADNPTAAFLSTLATFAAGFVVRPFGALFFGRLGDIIGRKYTFLVTLLIMGFSTFLIGCIPGYETIGFMAPVLVLILRLLQGLALGGEYGGAATYVAEYSQPHRRGYWTSWIQTTATAGLFISLIVILITKNTLSAEDFDSWGWRVPFWISILMVGVSYFIRKNMKESPLFAKAKSEGKTSKNPLKESFGNKFNFKFVLLALFGAAMGQGVIWYTGQFYAMSFLQKVMNINSMQVDYLMATALLMGTPFFVFFGWLSDKIGRKAIMMTGMLVAILAYRPIYDAMYKSVNIEAKTVADNGIKETRVAAVHKTIASDSLVTFHKQTAYTDGTLIKKDSIVHWSAAGPVMKDGKAEEPKVSTAITLNDDTRWYLVFLVFVQVIFVTMVYGPIAAFLVEMFPVRIRYTSMSLPYHIGNGVFGGLLPAVATYLVTSGKDAGHATWYLQGLWYPIGVAAVCLVIGLIYLKNKNNNIHD